In the genome of Staphylococcus durrellii, one region contains:
- a CDS encoding transcriptional regulator, SarA/Rot family, whose protein sequence is MEEKAFKSIDELFTINHQVKSFFKIIKNQFKLNFEEIYILNILNNCNGYEVTAKEIAQKTNLKPYYITKALQKLKDMGYLNKKRSEHDERTVIVFISNQEKAKIAYTINALNKHFY, encoded by the coding sequence ATGGAAGAAAAAGCATTTAAATCAATAGATGAACTTTTTACTATCAATCATCAAGTCAAATCTTTTTTTAAAATAATCAAAAATCAATTTAAACTTAATTTTGAAGAAATATACATCTTGAATATTTTAAATAATTGCAATGGCTATGAGGTAACAGCTAAGGAAATAGCACAAAAAACCAACTTAAAACCATATTACATAACTAAAGCATTGCAAAAGTTAAAAGATATGGGGTATTTAAATAAAAAACGAAGTGAACATGATGAAAGAACGGTTATTGTATTTATTAGCAACCAAGAAAAAGCTAAAATAGCATACACAATTAATGCATTGAACAAACACTTTTATTAA
- a CDS encoding acyl-CoA dehydrogenase family protein — MNTSAMIHSEIQKKWIKKLESVKDQFQRNADYNDRHAEFPYKNIQWLIDEGYTLISLPKKYGGEGGTIEDMVILQTYLGSIDGATALSIGWHISVVGQLYEQQLWEQSMLDSYAREIVNGALVNRAISEAETGSPTRGGRPATNAVATDDGYTLNGVKTFTSMSKRLTHFIVSAFDQQTNQIGYYLVHKDTAGVEIANNWDMIGMRATESHDLVLNDVHVPKENFVETRAAGAKGPNGWILHIPSTYLGIAQAARDYAIDFAKTYQPNSINGTIGEIATVQQNVGKMESLLLSARQFLWSTAMLYNDSENAANIWNETSASKTLVMNQGIEVIDLAMRIVGAKSLEMNRPLQRYYRDMRAGLHNPPMEDMAYTNIAKSVLGLF; from the coding sequence TTGAATACTTCTGCTATGATACATTCAGAAATACAAAAGAAGTGGATTAAGAAATTAGAAAGTGTAAAAGATCAATTTCAACGAAATGCCGATTACAATGATAGGCATGCTGAATTTCCATATAAAAATATACAATGGCTCATTGACGAAGGTTACACTTTGATCTCACTACCTAAAAAATATGGTGGAGAGGGTGGCACCATTGAAGACATGGTTATTTTGCAAACATATTTAGGATCAATAGATGGTGCTACTGCATTATCAATAGGATGGCATATTAGCGTTGTTGGACAGTTATATGAACAACAATTATGGGAACAATCTATGTTAGATAGTTATGCGCGTGAAATTGTAAATGGTGCATTAGTTAATAGAGCTATCAGCGAAGCGGAAACTGGTAGCCCAACAAGAGGTGGCAGACCAGCTACAAATGCAGTTGCAACAGATGATGGTTATACTTTAAATGGCGTTAAGACGTTTACATCTATGAGTAAGAGATTAACGCATTTTATCGTAAGTGCCTTTGACCAACAGACTAATCAAATTGGCTATTATCTTGTGCATAAAGACACTGCAGGCGTCGAAATTGCTAATAATTGGGATATGATTGGCATGAGAGCGACAGAAAGCCATGATTTAGTGCTTAATGATGTGCATGTGCCTAAAGAGAATTTTGTCGAAACGAGAGCGGCTGGTGCTAAAGGACCAAATGGTTGGATATTACACATACCTAGTACTTATTTAGGCATTGCACAAGCAGCAAGAGACTATGCTATTGATTTTGCTAAAACTTATCAACCAAATAGTATAAATGGTACAATCGGTGAAATCGCAACGGTACAACAAAATGTTGGTAAAATGGAATCTTTATTATTATCAGCGCGCCAATTTTTATGGAGCACGGCTATGCTTTATAATGATTCTGAAAATGCTGCGAATATTTGGAATGAAACTTCAGCTAGTAAAACGTTAGTTATGAATCAAGGCATAGAAGTTATTGATTTAGCAATGCGTATCGTTGGAGCTAAAAGTTTAGAAATGAACAGACCTTTACAGCGCTATTATAGAGACATGCGTGCAGGATTACACAATCCCCCAATGGAAGACATGGCTTATACGAATATTGCTAAATCTGTACTTGGTCTTTTTTAA